The genomic window tgcaactaaaaaaaataatttattcattatatgctacataaaatatttttttgttcttgtttttaATGTAAATTATCTTTAATATGTAAATTATCTTTAATATGTCACACAAAATATTTTTGCGCTATTTATCTTTTGGGTAAGCAATTCACTCTCATATACCATAGAAAAAAATtttgctttaaaatataaaaacttgaaacttagataaaaaaaatcatattgcgTAAGAAGGttacataaaaaatttcatatatttttttaaaattaatgggTTAAATAAATTGGTAACCTTTTGGtatttctggaaaaaaaacgCAGCCTAACACTGTATTATAGAATAAATGATAAACTCgttggtatattatagaaattgaCAATATCAACGAAAAATCTTTGAACTAGAACAATCTATGGAGTGGATTCTCTCGTTACATAAAGTTCACATAAAGTGTAACACAAAGTTGTGCAGGCAAAGCACCGACACGCCGCCACTTTGGAACGAGAAATTATACATTCTGCCACTGCCAAAAGATGGTTTCACTTAAATGCCACTCCGTAGATTGGATTCGTTAAAAAGCCACTCCCAACCGATGCCAAACCGCTACATTGCCATATTCGCCATTTTACAGGATTTTACCATTTTTCCGTACTTGGCTTGACCAAAATAGTTAGCGGCGggcatggcggcggtggagagggaagaAACGGAAGCAATGGTAGTGGGTAAGCGGGGTAGAGAGGgggaatggaggaggaggaggttgagctggcggcggggaggaggataAGAGGCTGGTAGGGGTGGAGCTGTCAGAGCGCCATGACGAGGGTGAGTAGCGCGAAGGAGGTGACAAAGGACTTGACATCAAAGCAAGTGACATCGCCATCGAGCAATGCCagtccaccgccgcccccgtccTTGCTCCTCCTACCGGCGGGCTTCATCGATTGATCTATCAGCAAGCCGGAGTACAGTGGATCAACGCCGGTATCCTCCATCCTCCTCCACGTGGTTGTCGCTGACAGCCTATTGGGTGGTGAGCAACCTGAgcccctccccccttcccccGCCGCAGCGGCCGATGCCGCCCCCACCAATGCCACGCCACACCCGTCGAAGCCGAGCTCAGGTTATTTTGGTCAAATCAAACGTAGAAAATAGTAAAAAACGTGAAAAATGGTGAATATGAGGAAACCCTCTTTTTACGATGGCAGAGGATGTCCAATTTCTCCTTTGGAACCGACCTTGTGGCTCGAACCCGACCCGACCCGCACCTAAGAAATACCGACCGAGCCAACCCCAACCCATTCGGGCATTGGCTTCTCCCACCTCCATGAAACCCTAGCTCGTCGCCATGGACAACCACGagctcgcctccacctcctcccccaagcgcaagcccggccgccgccctggccggaagccgaagccgccgcccgccccctcacccgccgccgcccccgcccccgccgccgaaaACGGGACCCACGACCCCGCCTCTGGCCAGAAGCGCAAGCGCGGCCGCAAGCCGaagcctccggccgccgccgccgccgccgcttcctccgaCGGGCACCaccacccctcctctcccctcgccgCGGCGGTCTCCGCCTCCGACTCGCCCGATCCCGCTTCCTCCCCCGCCCCTCGTGGCCGCGGCCGCAAGTCTCGGCGGGGCCGTCCCGAGCCCCCCTCCGATGCCGGCGCCGCACCCCACGCGCCCCCgtccccgccgcggcgcggcgcgaagAAGGGGGCGGCGGCCAACGCCAAGAAGGCCGCGGCGGAGGTCCCCGTGGTGGAGCCGTTGCGGTGGGAGCAGGTGGCGAAGGTGATGCCGTCGATGGACGCCGTGGTGAAGGTGTTCTGCGTGCACACGGAGCCCAACTTCTCGCTGCCGTGGCAGCGCAAGCGGCAATATAGCTCCAGCAGCAGCGGGTTCATCATTGGTGGGCGCAGGGTGCTTACCAACGCTCACTCCGTCGAGCACTACACCCAGGTCAAGCTTAAGAAGAGGGGATCGGATACCAAATACCTTGCCACCGTTCTCGCTATTGGCACCGAGTGTGACATTGGTATGTATAGCCCACACTCGTGCGACTTTACTAGGACTATGGACTAGTTTTTGGCAATCGGAATCCTTGCAATGTTTGGTAAAATGGCAATGTCCTGTGAAACAGATTGAAAACTGCAGATGTGCACTGCTCAAAAAATAGCTAGAAACACTTGCTATTTACTATTGCAGATTTTGTATGTTCGGTTGTTTTACAAATCTTCACGTTGGCATACCAGAAATCCAGAATACGTCAGGTTTAGCATTGTAATCTTTTTATTTATGTTCACTCTAATCACAAAGGTTTGAGTTCGATGATACCATTTCAACAGATTTGGTCATCACACGGAGTAGTGTGATAATAGGTGGCAATCTAGATTGGACAGAGTGCGTATCAAGCTTGTGTAGAATGCCTTGTGATATTTTTAACAGGATAGGGAATGATAAGGAGTAGCTAAAGTAATGCCACATAACTTTAGGGATAGCAACTAAATCTCATGTGCCCTTTCTTGTTTATTTAAAGCTTTACGGTTGCTTCGTTGCACATAAATGCACAGTTGTGAAATTGTTATAGTACTTGTGCAAAAGAAATCCAAAAGCTAGTGCTAATTTGAGCGCTTGATGGTGATTACAAGTGAACAATATTCTATTATTCTTGGTCTAATGTTATCAGGAACCTGCCTATGTGGGTTATTATTTTGGAGGTACTGCGTCGATCGTTTGGAAGTTGCCCTGACCTAAAAAAATTCAAGGGCAGGAGTCAAATTGTATTATTCAagcaatttattattaaattgcAAAGATTTGCCTGTCAATTTATTGTTTAATAATTCAAGAAGTTagctttcttatgttatttgaTAATTAATATAACCTTTCCATTTCAGCAATGTTAACTGTAGAGGATGATGAATTCTGGAAAGGGGTTTCACCCCTAGAGTTTGGATCTTTGCCTGCACTTCAAGATGCTGTGACTGTTGTTGGTTACCCAATTGGAGGAGACACGATCTCAGTCACAAGTGGTGTTGTATCTAGAATAGAGATACTTTCATATGTTCATGGTTCAACGGAGCTTCTAGGATTGCAGGTTTTTCTCTTAAGATCTTTGCATGCTTTTGATTGTCTATATTTTGCATATTGTAGACATAGTTTTTACTTCTCTTTGgaattatttctaataatctCTTAACCTGGGAGCATACTTAAGTTTTCACTGTTTCATGGAACAGATAGATGCAGCTATAAATTCAGGAAACTCTGGGGGCCCTGCTTTTAATGATAAGGGCAAGTGTGTGGGCATAGCTTTTCAATCTCTTAAACACGAAGATGTAGAAAACATAGGCTACGTCATACCCACCCCAGTGATTAATCACTTCATTCAAGACTACGAAAAATCTGGGGAGTACACAGGTAAATCTTTATATTCTTAGCGTATGAAATTTAGTTCTTTGGGAGTTAAACTTAAGGGGGCACATGTGATGGCACATGAATGGAAAATGGATGCTCGTTGACAGAAACATGCTTATTTAGATGCATGTGCAGATGTTTTATGTTACTTTTAATGTGAACAAGTTATCCACATGTTACCGTGTAACATAACTTGTATTTAAGGGGAAATTGGCGTATTTGGATGTTTTTATCCGTTCTATCAGCTTCCATGGCATTATTGTTTCAAGACTTAAGCACTTATACTTTGCATAGATGAGGGGGATGATTCTTGACATGTGCGTGCATTTGGAATCTCTATGAACTTTGAAATCACCACTCTTCAACATATGTACACAAAATCTCTTGAGATGTGGTACTTATAATTTGAGCTTTATCACTAGATTAACACTGTCCGTTCATCTAGCTGTGTATTTTGTGCAAGTAAACATATTAGCAATCACAAGAGTTAATTATTGTTCTTGCTCTGGCATTATCAACACCTCAACAGGTATTGTTCTTGAGATCTTACAATTCAG from Oryza glaberrima chromosome 6, OglaRS2, whole genome shotgun sequence includes these protein-coding regions:
- the LOC127777417 gene encoding protease Do-like 9; the encoded protein is MDNHELASTSSPKRKPGRRPGRKPKPPPAPSPAAAPAPAAENGTHDPASGQKRKRGRKPKPPAAAAAAASSDGHHHPSSPLAAAVSASDSPDPASSPAPRGRGRKSRRGRPEPPSDAGAAPHAPPSPPRRGAKKGAAANAKKAAAEVPVVEPLRWEQVAKVMPSMDAVVKVFCVHTEPNFSLPWQRKRQYSSSSSGFIIGGRRVLTNAHSVEHYTQVKLKKRGSDTKYLATVLAIGTECDIAMLTVEDDEFWKGVSPLEFGSLPALQDAVTVVGYPIGGDTISVTSGVVSRIEILSYVHGSTELLGLQIDAAINSGNSGGPAFNDKGKCVGIAFQSLKHEDVENIGYVIPTPVINHFIQDYEKSGEYTGFPILGIEWQKMENPDLRKAMGLKSDQKGVRVRRVEPTAPESGCLQPSDIILSFDGIDIANDGTVPFRHGERIGFSYLISQKYTGEKAHVKILRNSKVLEFNIKLATHKRLIPAHIKGRPPSYYIVAGFVFMVVSVPYLRSEYGKDYEYDAPVKLLDKHLHAMAQSPDEQLVVVSQVLVADINIGYEEIVNIQVLSFNGKPVKNLKHLATMVEDCNEEYLKFDMDYDQLVVLEAKTAKAATQDILTTHCIPSAMSEDLRT